The proteins below are encoded in one region of Flammeovirga kamogawensis:
- a CDS encoding caspase family protein: protein MKYFYLILLCLFTSIHLFGQTDYKVYSAVPTYAKSIYFSDEFEDNTNEWTIVPYLSDDVRESKIKKGEYRLTSYDKDEVVVEIKSGFGYTDLDDYEIEVAIKHNDYQRSNANGVVWAMSPDGNNAYGIAFNAIGEYYIQELFDGQENDLVPWTYHDAVLRDDFNKITIRKIEDWYYLFINEQFVYMFPFEELHINDDVTGFFAEGTAIAIDYIKVTEVLTDKIRTAPATSSRVAVQPTNNTRALVRTETTNTTVHANGDYYALIIGVQDYIDNSVKDLRFPIRDATRIHDVLVGKYGFTDNHIIFLKNPTRSEVFKAFNTLRANVKSTDNLLIFYAGHGYYDQKVNEGYWLPSDAVEGDDSGWIANSSLSTKLKGIDSKHTLLISDACFGGSIFKPSRSAFANAEKSITSYYEKKSRKGMTSGTLKTVPDESVFAKYLIKTLEENNKQYLSSSSLFYSFNEAVANNSLNAPQYGVLFGVGDEGGQFIFIKK from the coding sequence ATGAAATACTTCTACTTAATACTACTATGTTTATTTACATCTATACATTTATTTGGGCAAACTGATTATAAAGTATATTCTGCTGTTCCAACATATGCAAAATCAATCTACTTTTCAGATGAATTTGAAGATAATACCAATGAATGGACAATTGTTCCTTATCTCTCAGATGATGTTCGTGAGAGTAAAATTAAAAAAGGAGAATATCGTCTAACATCTTATGATAAAGATGAAGTTGTGGTAGAAATAAAGTCTGGCTTTGGTTATACAGATTTAGACGATTATGAAATTGAAGTTGCCATTAAACATAACGATTATCAGCGTTCTAATGCAAATGGGGTAGTATGGGCAATGTCTCCTGATGGGAATAATGCATATGGTATAGCTTTTAATGCAATTGGAGAATACTACATACAAGAATTATTTGATGGGCAGGAAAATGATCTTGTTCCTTGGACGTACCATGATGCAGTTTTAAGAGATGATTTTAACAAAATTACAATTCGTAAAATTGAAGATTGGTATTATTTATTTATAAATGAACAATTTGTATATATGTTCCCTTTTGAAGAGTTACATATTAACGACGATGTAACGGGCTTTTTTGCAGAAGGAACAGCAATTGCGATTGATTATATTAAAGTTACGGAAGTTTTAACTGATAAAATAAGGACTGCACCAGCCACTTCTTCTCGTGTTGCTGTTCAGCCTACAAATAATACCAGAGCATTAGTTAGGACTGAAACAACGAATACAACTGTTCACGCAAACGGAGATTATTATGCTTTAATTATTGGAGTACAAGATTATATAGATAATAGTGTAAAAGACTTACGTTTTCCAATAAGAGATGCCACGCGTATTCATGATGTACTCGTGGGTAAATATGGCTTTACAGATAACCATATTATCTTTTTAAAAAACCCGACTAGATCTGAAGTTTTTAAGGCATTTAATACACTAAGAGCCAATGTTAAATCTACAGACAATTTACTCATATTTTATGCTGGACATGGTTATTATGACCAAAAAGTAAATGAGGGATATTGGTTGCCTTCTGATGCCGTAGAAGGAGACGATTCTGGTTGGATTGCAAACTCTAGTTTGAGTACTAAACTTAAAGGAATTGATAGTAAACACACTTTATTGATTTCTGATGCTTGTTTTGGAGGAAGTATATTTAAGCCTTCCCGCTCAGCTTTTGCCAATGCAGAAAAATCAATTACTTCTTATTATGAAAAGAAATCTAGAAAAGGCATGACAAGCGGTACTTTAAAAACAGTACCCGATGAGAGTGTTTTTGCAAAGTATTTAATCAAAACTTTAGAAGAGAATAATAAGCAATACTTATCTTCATCATCTTTGTTTTATAGCTTTAATGAAGCCGTAGCAAATAACAGTCTAAATGCACCTCAATATGGTGTTTTATTTGGAGTAGGTGATGAAGGAGGACAGTTTATTTTTATCAAGAAATAA
- a CDS encoding outer membrane protein, whose protein sequence is MKKSLLFIFGALLLISFESNAQFYVGASGGNSFINHNLGNISGQDFKVNDNTGSWKVYGGLGNKFLGVEGGYRSVGSAQSMINGSLMETNITGWDVALKGTIHIGPFFGFAKAGAFFGQYDNTGEVASLVGVDKSTDFMWAVGVGVEVAQRLQFRLEWESLNLSDNNNISTLSLGTAIILGGGKDKGKN, encoded by the coding sequence ATGAAAAAAAGTTTATTGTTTATATTCGGTGCATTGTTATTAATTTCTTTCGAATCTAACGCACAGTTTTATGTTGGTGCAAGTGGTGGTAATTCATTTATTAACCATAACCTTGGAAACATTAGTGGTCAAGATTTTAAAGTAAATGATAATACAGGTAGCTGGAAAGTATATGGTGGCCTTGGTAACAAGTTTTTAGGCGTTGAAGGTGGTTATAGAAGTGTGGGTAGTGCTCAATCTATGATTAATGGTAGCCTAATGGAAACAAATATTACTGGTTGGGATGTTGCTTTAAAAGGTACAATTCATATCGGTCCTTTCTTTGGATTTGCTAAAGCAGGTGCCTTTTTTGGACAATATGATAATACTGGAGAGGTTGCTTCTTTAGTTGGGGTAGATAAAAGCACAGATTTTATGTGGGCTGTTGGCGTAGGTGTTGAAGTTGCACAAAGATTACAGTTCCGTTTAGAATGGGAATCTCTTAATCTAAGCGATAACAATAATATATCTACACTTAGCTTAGGTACTGCTATAATTTTAGGTGGAGGAAAAGATAAAGGTAAAAATTAA
- a CDS encoding helix-turn-helix domain-containing protein, producing the protein MNKFKFESTLAYWEELLDGQRIGDTIQFNNEKGKGKLEGFRLSDEIEMFRLDMELTQELHINNKQDNVDFIPLFFGESVDQTLTMDEKEEKVKEFNNNSIGAFCTNVNKSLQWKFPVKKNLKFVTLKVKKELFYNLVEKSEKLKNVLSKEQIFFEFEEFDPKMREFFNKIHSIEGTGIFDLDFMENYANNLLLLFFKNILAREDISETKKYPFNVDPVFKAQTILENTLDRPVSIDNLAEDCGISESRLRFLFKHVFGTTIHQYHQDLRLNKSRFLLRKGSKTMSMIAMDLGFSSSSHFSMVFKKQYKVTPKQFKNNHFAMA; encoded by the coding sequence ATGAATAAATTTAAGTTCGAGTCAACACTAGCATACTGGGAAGAGTTATTAGATGGTCAAAGAATTGGTGATACAATTCAATTTAATAATGAAAAAGGCAAAGGTAAGTTAGAAGGTTTTAGATTATCTGATGAAATAGAAATGTTCCGTCTTGATATGGAGTTAACTCAAGAACTTCACATTAATAATAAACAAGATAATGTTGATTTTATTCCTTTATTTTTTGGCGAATCTGTAGATCAGACCTTAACAATGGATGAGAAGGAAGAGAAAGTTAAAGAATTTAATAATAATTCTATTGGTGCTTTTTGTACTAATGTAAATAAGTCATTACAATGGAAATTTCCTGTAAAGAAGAATTTAAAATTTGTAACGCTTAAAGTTAAAAAGGAGTTGTTTTATAATTTAGTAGAAAAGTCTGAAAAACTTAAAAATGTATTAAGCAAAGAACAAATCTTTTTTGAATTTGAAGAGTTTGACCCTAAGATGAGAGAATTCTTTAATAAAATACATAGTATTGAGGGCACTGGTATTTTTGATTTAGATTTTATGGAAAATTACGCAAATAACCTCCTACTATTATTTTTCAAAAATATTTTAGCAAGAGAGGATATTTCGGAAACAAAAAAATACCCATTTAATGTAGATCCAGTATTTAAGGCACAAACTATTTTAGAAAATACTTTAGATAGACCAGTAAGTATAGATAATTTAGCAGAAGATTGTGGCATTAGTGAAAGTAGATTGCGCTTTTTATTTAAACATGTTTTTGGAACTACAATACATCAATACCACCAGGATTTAAGATTAAATAAATCTCGTTTCTTATTAAGAAAAGGAAGTAAGACCATGTCTATGATTGCAATGGATTTAGGTTTTTCAAGTTCAAGTCATTTCTCTATGGTATTTAAAAAACAATATAAAGTAACGCCAAAACAATTTAAGAATAATCATTTTGCAATGGCGTAA
- a CDS encoding porin family protein translates to MKKQILLIISMCFLFHFSNAEGDPKTSTDSFVSSDKSYLFQTPQNTIDGSKTPKGKMELGIRFWDEIGIDFTYNLAKNRIHATGTFDNNFRINVYYDWIFNVSSAPGLALYVGAGAAVKFTEYAPFGLGANLGVQYSFAKAPIAIGFDWRPTWYLASNSYYSGNDFALMVRYKF, encoded by the coding sequence ATGAAAAAACAAATATTATTAATCATTTCAATGTGTTTTTTATTCCACTTTTCAAATGCAGAAGGAGATCCAAAAACATCTACAGATTCATTTGTATCATCTGATAAATCATATTTATTCCAAACACCTCAAAATACAATAGATGGTTCTAAAACACCAAAAGGAAAAATGGAATTAGGTATTAGATTCTGGGATGAAATTGGTATTGATTTCACATATAATCTTGCAAAAAACAGAATTCACGCAACTGGTACATTCGATAATAACTTTAGAATTAACGTGTATTACGATTGGATATTTAATGTATCATCTGCACCTGGTTTAGCTTTATATGTTGGTGCTGGTGCAGCAGTGAAATTTACAGAATATGCTCCATTTGGTTTAGGTGCTAATTTAGGTGTTCAATACTCTTTTGCTAAAGCTCCTATTGCTATTGGTTTTGATTGGAGACCAACATGGTACTTGGCAAGCAATTCTTATTATTCAGGAAACGACTTTGCTTTAATGGTTAGATATAAATTCTAA
- a CDS encoding DUF4382 domain-containing protein has protein sequence MKNFLIALASTAVLATSCSQTNDSDSNYIPATTADISLQATGLDTNTSTYGAGNGLDGVDSVVVGITSFHLSINGDTVTFEKVGNEGSIDLLSFTSTDTLIWTNEEIPSGDVGDVATLYLDKNYDNNYVIESDGNKADLHLSHTALDFRLVSDEDDFDEGNKYVIKLNMSNSLRLVSKGNGSYNLQQGTAGTEKMGTMVLVETVDNDIDTDDDENDDD, from the coding sequence ATGAAAAATTTCCTAATAGCTCTTGCATCAACTGCAGTTTTAGCAACATCATGTAGTCAAACTAATGATTCTGATAGCAATTACATTCCTGCAACAACTGCAGACATTTCTCTTCAAGCAACAGGTTTAGACACAAATACCTCTACTTATGGTGCTGGAAATGGTTTAGATGGAGTCGATTCTGTTGTAGTTGGTATAACATCTTTCCATTTAAGTATTAATGGAGATACAGTAACTTTTGAAAAAGTTGGAAATGAAGGTTCAATTGATCTTTTAAGCTTTACATCAACAGATACTCTTATTTGGACGAACGAAGAAATTCCTTCTGGAGATGTTGGTGATGTTGCAACACTATATCTTGATAAAAATTACGACAATAATTATGTAATTGAATCTGATGGAAATAAAGCTGATTTACATTTATCACATACAGCGTTAGACTTTAGATTAGTGTCTGATGAAGATGACTTTGATGAAGGTAATAAATATGTAATTAAGCTAAATATGTCAAATAGCTTACGTCTGGTAAGCAAAGGAAATGGTTCTTATAATTTACAGCAAGGCACTGCTGGAACAGAAAAAATGGGAACAATGGTGCTTGTAGAAACTGTAGATAATGATATAGATACAGATGATGATGAAAATGATGATGATTAA
- a CDS encoding MarC family protein, with product MLHLIFTKFIMFFTVIDPIGTIPVFIAITAKSNNAKKLIIAKKATLTAAGVLLFFTIAGEIILNVINIPMSDFQVAGGIVLFLFALTMIFGESKPEEEISHIDNQEDKAIFPLAIPSLASPGAILAVMLLTEKNKYSFQEQFLTVLVMLSVVATAGLLMVFSTKIFKYIGNSGAAIISRVMGLILSAVAVHNILEGLSEYLT from the coding sequence ATGTTACATCTTATTTTTACTAAGTTCATAATGTTTTTTACTGTAATTGATCCAATAGGTACTATACCTGTATTTATTGCAATTACAGCCAAAAGTAATAATGCTAAGAAGCTCATTATTGCTAAAAAAGCTACTTTAACCGCTGCAGGTGTACTACTGTTTTTCACAATTGCAGGCGAGATAATATTAAATGTAATTAATATCCCAATGTCTGATTTTCAGGTAGCAGGTGGTATTGTACTATTTCTTTTTGCATTAACCATGATTTTTGGCGAAAGTAAGCCAGAGGAAGAGATTTCTCATATAGATAATCAAGAAGATAAAGCGATATTTCCGTTGGCCATTCCCTCTTTGGCCAGTCCAGGAGCTATACTTGCTGTTATGCTACTAACAGAAAAGAATAAATATAGTTTTCAGGAGCAATTTCTTACGGTACTTGTAATGTTATCTGTTGTTGCAACTGCTGGGTTATTAATGGTTTTCTCAACAAAAATATTTAAATATATAGGGAACAGCGGAGCGGCAATTATCAGTCGAGTTATGGGTTTAATACTATCTGCTGTTGCTGTTCATAATATACTTGAGGGTTTATCAGAATATCTTACATAA
- a CDS encoding DUF1254 domain-containing protein: protein MSVRVNLKSKLFISGTLIMACVGLNAFKEFSVSDQEIARRKEIITKAYNFGFPLVLMEYSKKAMLTKTETKTNQFDHLSTFPDWKFRDVVRPNLDTFYSHAWLDLSNGPVVVTVPSTKRYYLIPALDAYTNVFSSVGTRTTGTKAQKFVYTGPNWSGKLPKGVKEIKCPTNMVWLLGRIEVQNQEDGETIVADIQDEIYIKPLKCNRKITYRSNSFSSEKYTAKEPPIDYVKQLSIEEFFTKMSYLMKLYPPAAADSVLIEELKEIDFEIGDGFSLGMFSDEEKEIYSNIPEEVQAQWDENLYGEQTKPWNLYIKDIGNYGINYEHRAYISAIGLGANLPEDAVYPMTTVDKNLEDLNGENNYVIHFSKNEIPSVNGFWSLTCYNNNDFLVHNELDRYAIGDRCHLKFNKDGSLDIYLQANKPSNYKSINWLPIPSDATFSLVLRMYWPKKEVFATDYKLPCVKKINSSNKVII from the coding sequence ATGTCAGTTAGAGTTAATTTAAAGAGTAAATTATTTATTAGTGGTACGTTAATAATGGCGTGTGTAGGTTTGAACGCCTTTAAAGAATTTTCGGTATCCGATCAAGAAATAGCTAGAAGAAAAGAGATAATTACAAAAGCATATAACTTTGGATTCCCATTAGTATTAATGGAATATTCTAAGAAAGCGATGCTTACAAAAACGGAAACTAAAACAAATCAGTTTGATCATTTATCCACTTTTCCAGATTGGAAATTCAGGGATGTTGTAAGACCAAATCTAGATACTTTTTATTCACATGCTTGGTTAGACCTAAGTAATGGTCCGGTTGTAGTAACGGTGCCTTCTACAAAACGATATTACTTAATTCCCGCCTTAGATGCATATACCAATGTTTTTTCATCCGTAGGAACAAGAACAACAGGAACTAAAGCACAAAAATTTGTTTATACAGGGCCAAATTGGTCTGGTAAATTACCCAAAGGAGTAAAAGAAATTAAGTGCCCAACAAATATGGTGTGGTTACTTGGTAGGATCGAAGTTCAAAATCAAGAAGATGGAGAAACTATTGTGGCTGATATTCAAGATGAAATTTACATTAAACCTTTAAAGTGCAATAGAAAAATAACATACAGAAGTAATTCTTTTTCTTCTGAAAAATATACAGCGAAAGAACCGCCAATAGACTATGTAAAGCAACTAAGTATTGAAGAATTTTTCACAAAGATGTCTTATTTAATGAAGCTGTACCCTCCAGCTGCTGCAGATTCGGTATTGATTGAAGAACTTAAAGAAATTGATTTTGAGATTGGTGATGGTTTTTCTTTAGGGATGTTTTCTGATGAAGAGAAAGAAATATACAGTAATATTCCAGAAGAAGTACAGGCACAATGGGACGAAAACTTATATGGAGAACAAACAAAGCCTTGGAATTTATATATTAAAGATATTGGTAATTATGGCATTAATTACGAGCATAGAGCGTACATTTCTGCTATTGGTTTAGGAGCAAATTTACCAGAAGATGCAGTTTACCCAATGACTACTGTGGATAAAAATTTGGAAGATTTAAATGGTGAAAATAATTATGTAATTCATTTTTCAAAAAATGAAATACCATCTGTAAATGGTTTTTGGTCGTTAACCTGTTATAATAACAACGATTTTTTAGTGCATAATGAATTGGATAGGTATGCCATTGGAGATCGTTGTCATTTAAAGTTTAATAAAGATGGTTCTTTAGACATATACTTACAGGCAAATAAACCATCAAATTATAAATCAATTAATTGGTTACCTATTCCAAGTGATGCAACATTTTCTTTAGTTTTACGAATGTATTGGCCTAAAAAAGAGGTGTTCGCGACAGATTATAAATTGCCTTGTGTTAAGAAAATTAATAGTTCGAATAAAGTTATTATATAG